TGGGCTTGCCACCAGTAGTGCCAATGCACGTGCATTTTTTCTTTCATGGTCGGCGGCCACGCCACCATAGCAATGTTCGTGCCGGGCAAACCCCACAGCTTAGAGCCATGGCGGTCATTTAAAGCATTCTCCGCTAAATCCGCGCGATGCGCCCATTTTTCTTGCACAGTGCTTCGATCCCTTACCTTGAAAATGAAATTTTCATATTAGTTTTACGTTAGTTAACTAGAAAGGCCAGGCTACCACGCCGCAGAAAGATCTGCGTGTTGTCTAATCCAACTATGCATCGCTATGCCTGCAGCTACCCCCGCATTGATGGAACGAGTAGAACCAAATTGGGCAATAGAGCAGGTCATTGAGGAACCTAACTGAGCTTCTTCGGTCACCCCTGGACCTTCTTGTCCAAAGAGAAATAAACAGTGACGCGGCAGCTCAACAGTCTCTAACGGAACGGATCCGGGGATGTTGTCAATGGCCACTACTGTTAAGCCTTGAGCTTCAGCCCAGCGCAAGAGCGCAGCGGTATCAGAATGGTGCTGCAAATGCTGATAGCGGTCCGTCACCATCGCACCCCGTCTATTCCACCGTTTTCGGCCCACAATATGCACCGTGTCCACGGCAAAAGCGTTGGCGGTACGCACCACGGTGCCGATATTGGAATCGTTTTCAAAATTTTCGATGGCTATATGAAGAGGGTGGCGACGCTGATCAATGTCAGCAATGATTGACTCTCTCGTCCAGTATCGGTAGGCATCCACCACATTGCGTCGGTCCCCTTCGCTGAGGAGCTGAGGATCAAGACGCGGGTCAGTAGGGATAGCAGAGTGCGGGTGCTCATCCTTCCACGGGCCTACCCCGTGACGTCCCTGGCCCCATTCCGTCGGGCCGGGTTGAACCGGATCACGCAAGACCAAGATCCTCAATTCCCAGCAGATAGCGGTATTCCAAGCCAGCGTCGGCCAGAGCGTGCTCCGCACCGGTGTTGCGATCTACCACCGTGGCAACTCCCACCACAATGGCTCCGGCCTCTCTTAAGGCTTCCACCGCAGTTAGTGGAGAGTTACCGGTAGTGGTTGTGTCTTCAACCACTAAGACTCGTTGCCCAGAAACATCCGCCCCTTCAATTCGGCGTTGCATACCGTGCTTCTTTTGTTCTTTGCGGACCACAAAGGCGTCAATGGGTCGGCCTTCAGCATGCATGATGGAGGTAGCTACGGGATCTGCGCCGAGAGTTAAGCCACCCACATGCTGATAATCCCAATCCTGGGTGAGATCCCGCAACAGTTCCCCGATCAGCCGAGACGCTCGATGATGCAGGGTGGCGCGTCGCAGATCCACGTAGTAGTCGGCTTCTTTCCCGGAGGATAGCGTGACTTTGCCATGAACTACAGCCAGTTCTTTTACCAGTTCAGCGAGTTCTGCGCGCTTATTTTTATCCATTCTTTAACCCTACCTACTCCTCCGGATTTTCTTCGCGATCGGCTAGCGGATCTGTTCCGAGCTCTTCGGTGAGATCATCAAAAATACTGGATCCACGGGAAAGATCTCGCACAATGCGGGCGCCGTGATAGT
This genomic interval from Corynebacterium poyangense contains the following:
- the pyrE gene encoding orotate phosphoribosyltransferase; protein product: MDKNKRAELAELVKELAVVHGKVTLSSGKEADYYVDLRRATLHHRASRLIGELLRDLTQDWDYQHVGGLTLGADPVATSIMHAEGRPIDAFVVRKEQKKHGMQRRIEGADVSGQRVLVVEDTTTTGNSPLTAVEALREAGAIVVGVATVVDRNTGAEHALADAGLEYRYLLGIEDLGLA
- a CDS encoding TrmH family RNA methyltransferase; protein product: MRDPVQPGPTEWGQGRHGVGPWKDEHPHSAIPTDPRLDPQLLSEGDRRNVVDAYRYWTRESIIADIDQRRHPLHIAIENFENDSNIGTVVRTANAFAVDTVHIVGRKRWNRRGAMVTDRYQHLQHHSDTAALLRWAEAQGLTVVAIDNIPGSVPLETVELPRHCLFLFGQEGPGVTEEAQLGSSMTCSIAQFGSTRSINAGVAAGIAMHSWIRQHADLSAAW